In Thermomonas paludicola, the following are encoded in one genomic region:
- a CDS encoding enoyl-CoA hydratase-related protein, with amino-acid sequence MSQALQLHRAGPVARLRMTRAQVHNAFDAGLIADITHALDVVAADATLRVLVLEAEGASFSAGADLNWMRGMAAAGEAENREDSLALARLMRTLDELPKPTIARVQGAAFGGGVGLVACCDIAIGVPEAKFGLTESRLGLLPAVISPYVIQAIGARQARRYFASAEMFDAAEALRIGLLHQVVDGDALEAAVDRQIGLLLKAGPLAAAGAKQLVRDVCAHTDGARHDADNAALIARLRVSAEGQEGLSAFLDKRKPNWMTP; translated from the coding sequence ATGAGCCAAGCCCTGCAACTGCACCGCGCCGGCCCCGTTGCCCGCTTGCGGATGACCCGCGCACAGGTGCACAACGCCTTCGACGCCGGCCTGATCGCCGACATCACCCATGCGCTGGACGTGGTCGCCGCCGACGCCACCCTTCGCGTGCTGGTACTGGAAGCCGAAGGCGCCTCGTTCTCGGCGGGCGCCGACCTGAACTGGATGCGCGGCATGGCCGCGGCCGGCGAAGCGGAGAACCGCGAGGACAGCCTCGCCCTCGCCCGGCTGATGCGCACGCTGGACGAACTGCCCAAACCCACCATTGCGCGCGTGCAGGGCGCGGCCTTCGGCGGCGGCGTCGGCCTGGTCGCTTGCTGCGACATCGCCATCGGCGTGCCGGAGGCGAAATTCGGCCTGACCGAAAGCAGGCTGGGCCTGTTGCCGGCGGTGATCTCGCCGTATGTCATTCAGGCGATCGGCGCGCGCCAGGCACGCCGGTATTTCGCCAGCGCGGAAATGTTTGATGCCGCCGAGGCCCTGCGCATCGGCCTGCTCCACCAGGTGGTGGACGGTGACGCGCTGGAGGCGGCAGTGGACCGGCAAATCGGTTTGCTGCTGAAGGCCGGCCCGCTTGCCGCCGCCGGCGCCAAGCAACTGGTGCGCGACGTTTGCGCGCACACCGACGGCGCACGCCACGATGCCGACAATGCCGCCTTGATCGCCCGCTTGCGGGTGTCCGCGGAAGGTCAGGAAGGGCTGTCTGCCTTCCTCGACAAGCGCAAGCCGAATTGGATGACCCCCTGA
- a CDS encoding YkgJ family cysteine cluster protein, translated as MSTASADKPDCAHCDAVCCRLTVVLMPEDDVPFRHTTVTEHGVTVMARDEDGWCVAIDQARMCCSIYEQRPQICRKFAMAGPYCLEVRADYQDRTSRGIPLTLY; from the coding sequence ATGAGCACCGCATCGGCCGACAAGCCCGACTGCGCCCATTGCGATGCCGTCTGCTGCCGCCTGACCGTGGTATTGATGCCGGAGGACGATGTGCCCTTCCGCCACACCACCGTGACCGAGCACGGCGTCACCGTGATGGCGCGCGACGAAGATGGCTGGTGCGTGGCGATCGACCAGGCCCGCATGTGCTGTTCCATCTACGAGCAACGGCCACAGATCTGCCGCAAGTTCGCCATGGCCGGCCCGTATTGCCTCGAAGTGCGCGCCGACTATCAAGACCGCACCTCACGCGGCATTCCGCTCACGCTTTACTGA
- a CDS encoding acetyl/propionyl/methylcrotonyl-CoA carboxylase subunit alpha — MLHTILIANRGEIACRVIRTARKLGIRTVAVFSEADADAQHVRLADEAHCIGGPRPQDSYLRGDAILDVALNTGAQAIHPGYGFLSENADFADAVKAAGIAFIGPSGASMRKMGSKAGAKDLMAAANVPVVPGYTGADQSPDVLQREGDRIGYPLMIKAAHGGGGKGMRIVRSSEEFAGNLQSCQREAASAFGRDRVLLERYIEHPRHIEIQIFGDTHGNAIHLGERECSAQRRYQKVLEESPSAFLTPELRAAMGAAAVQAAHAIDYANAGTVEFIVAPSGEFFFMEINTRLQVEHPVTEKVTGLDLVEWQLRIAAGEPLPLAQDAIAQRGHAIEVRLYAEDPDAGFLPGSGTLHTLHLPRPSQHVRIDSGVIEGDTVTIFYDPMIAKLIVWDDDRPRALARLREALAQCRISGPKSNIAFLERLVRHPAIVDASIDTGYLDRHLDEFLAPAAVDATLLLAAATAYLLTQESDAMAASAGSSDPGSPWANTDGWRLGHGGARRLAFAHGGQRIELRARGHAGSYHIELADGSHQVDGARLSDGELSLRIDGAMLRLRANCDARDVLVHDGRQRLHVQAEALYHHESGADAAAEHRIRAPMPGRVVLVQAKAGDAVNAGDVVLVLEAMKMELALKAPRDGVVAELRAQAGDFVEADAVLATLEQ, encoded by the coding sequence ATGTTGCACACCATTTTGATCGCCAACCGTGGCGAGATCGCCTGTCGCGTGATTCGCACCGCACGCAAGCTCGGCATCCGCACCGTGGCCGTGTTTTCCGAGGCCGATGCCGACGCCCAGCACGTGCGGCTGGCCGACGAGGCGCACTGCATCGGCGGGCCGCGCCCGCAGGACAGCTACCTGCGCGGCGACGCCATCCTCGACGTGGCGCTGAACACCGGCGCCCAGGCGATCCATCCGGGCTACGGTTTCCTCAGTGAAAACGCCGACTTTGCCGACGCGGTGAAAGCGGCCGGCATCGCCTTCATCGGCCCCTCTGGCGCGTCGATGCGCAAGATGGGCAGCAAGGCCGGGGCCAAGGACTTGATGGCTGCCGCCAACGTGCCGGTGGTTCCCGGCTACACCGGTGCAGACCAGTCGCCGGACGTGCTGCAGCGCGAAGGCGACCGCATCGGCTACCCGCTGATGATCAAGGCCGCGCACGGTGGCGGCGGCAAGGGCATGCGCATCGTGCGCAGCAGCGAAGAATTCGCCGGCAACCTGCAAAGCTGCCAGCGCGAAGCCGCCAGCGCCTTCGGCCGCGACCGCGTGCTGCTGGAGCGCTACATCGAGCATCCGCGGCATATCGAAATCCAGATTTTCGGCGACACCCATGGCAACGCGATCCACCTGGGCGAGCGCGAATGTTCGGCGCAGCGGCGCTATCAAAAAGTGCTGGAGGAATCGCCCTCGGCGTTCCTCACGCCAGAACTGCGCGCGGCGATGGGCGCGGCGGCGGTGCAGGCGGCGCACGCCATCGACTACGCCAACGCCGGCACGGTGGAGTTCATCGTCGCGCCGTCGGGCGAGTTCTTCTTCATGGAGATCAATACCCGCCTGCAGGTGGAACATCCGGTGACCGAAAAGGTGACCGGCCTCGACCTGGTCGAATGGCAGCTGCGCATCGCCGCCGGCGAGCCCCTGCCGCTGGCACAGGACGCCATCGCCCAACGCGGCCACGCGATCGAAGTGCGGCTGTACGCGGAAGACCCGGACGCCGGCTTCCTGCCGGGCTCCGGCACCTTGCACACCCTGCACCTGCCGCGGCCATCGCAGCATGTGCGAATCGACTCCGGCGTGATCGAGGGCGACACCGTCACCATTTTCTACGACCCCATGATCGCCAAGCTGATCGTCTGGGACGACGATCGCCCGCGCGCGCTGGCGCGGTTGCGTGAAGCGCTGGCGCAGTGCCGGATCAGCGGACCGAAGTCGAATATCGCGTTCCTCGAGCGACTGGTGCGACACCCGGCCATTGTCGATGCCAGCATCGATACCGGCTATCTGGACCGCCACCTGGACGAATTCCTGGCGCCGGCGGCCGTTGACGCGACGCTGCTGCTGGCCGCCGCGACGGCGTATCTGCTGACGCAGGAATCGGACGCGATGGCAGCGTCCGCCGGCTCCAGCGACCCCGGCTCGCCCTGGGCCAACACCGACGGCTGGCGACTGGGCCACGGCGGCGCAAGGCGACTGGCGTTCGCCCACGGCGGCCAGCGGATCGAGCTGCGCGCGCGCGGTCACGCCGGCAGCTACCATATCGAACTCGCCGACGGCAGCCACCAGGTCGACGGCGCGCGCCTCAGCGATGGTGAACTGAGCCTGCGCATCGACGGCGCGATGCTGCGCTTGCGGGCGAACTGCGACGCCCGGGATGTACTGGTGCATGACGGCCGCCAGCGCCTGCATGTGCAGGCGGAAGCGCTGTACCACCACGAGAGCGGCGCAGACGCCGCCGCCGAACACAGGATCCGCGCGCCGATGCCCGGGCGCGTGGTGCTGGTGCAGGCGAAGGCTGGCGACGCGGTGAACGCCGGCGACGTGGTGCTGGTGCTGGAGGCGATGAAAATGGAACTCGCGCTGAAAGCCCCGCGCGATGGCGTGGTGGCGGAATTGCGGGCACAGGCCGGTGATTTCGTCGAAGCCGATGCCGTGCTGGCCACGCTGGAGCAATGA
- a CDS encoding hydroxymethylglutaryl-CoA lyase, with protein MSLPAEVRIVEVGPRDGLQNEKIDIGTANKIDLIDRLAQAGLRSIEATAFVSPKWVPQMADASAVLAGIARRPGVSYPVLVPNEQGYERARAAGADEIAVFTAASEAFSLKNTNASIEQSLDRFRPVLDRARHDGVKVRGYVSTVLGCPYQGDVPLADVVRVARALHAMGCYEVSLGDTIGIGTPVKARRMLKAVAADVPMQALAVHFHDTYGQALANVLACLEEGVAVVDSAVSGAGGCPYAKGASGNVASEDVVYMLHGMGIRTGIQLDLLVETGRWLAGLLGRETDSRVGRALAK; from the coding sequence ATGTCTCTTCCCGCAGAGGTCCGGATCGTGGAAGTCGGCCCGCGCGATGGCCTGCAGAACGAGAAAATCGATATCGGCACCGCCAACAAGATCGACCTGATCGACCGGCTTGCGCAGGCGGGCCTGCGCAGCATCGAGGCCACGGCGTTCGTCAGCCCGAAATGGGTGCCGCAGATGGCCGATGCCAGCGCCGTGCTGGCCGGCATCGCCCGCCGGCCCGGGGTGTCATATCCGGTCCTGGTGCCGAACGAGCAAGGGTATGAGCGCGCCCGCGCCGCCGGCGCAGACGAGATCGCGGTCTTCACCGCCGCATCCGAAGCATTCAGCCTGAAGAACACCAACGCCAGCATCGAACAGTCGCTTGACCGCTTCCGGCCCGTGCTGGACCGGGCCAGGCACGATGGCGTCAAGGTGCGCGGCTACGTGTCCACCGTGCTGGGCTGCCCCTATCAGGGCGACGTCCCGCTGGCCGATGTGGTGCGGGTGGCGCGCGCGCTGCACGCCATGGGCTGCTACGAAGTGTCGCTCGGCGACACCATCGGCATCGGCACCCCGGTCAAGGCACGGCGGATGCTCAAGGCCGTGGCCGCCGACGTGCCGATGCAGGCGCTGGCGGTGCATTTCCACGACACCTACGGCCAGGCGCTGGCCAACGTATTGGCCTGCCTGGAAGAAGGCGTGGCGGTGGTGGACAGTGCCGTGTCGGGCGCCGGCGGCTGCCCGTATGCGAAAGGCGCCAGCGGCAACGTGGCCAGCGAGGACGTGGTGTACATGCTGCACGGCATGGGCATCCGCACCGGCATCCAGCTCGATCTGCTGGTCGAGACCGGCCGCTGGCTGGCCGGATTGCTGGGCCGCGAGACCGACAGCCGCGTTGGCCGGGCATTGGCAAAATGA
- a CDS encoding class I SAM-dependent methyltransferase, translated as MPGYDVRTIRHAVDGHGYHLRVLSDRQQFSDPDGYCERMGISSAQWSLFGQLWPAGQLLAQAMARFDSAGKRILELGCGIGLASLVLQRRGADIVASDLHPLAEPFLAYNAALNALPALHYRHMRWDVPLPTLGQFDVIIASDVLYERGHAELLDCVVMRHACVAAEVVVTDPGRGNSGRFIGLMAKQGFGVIEQRCPMNDTDVAPYRGRLLHFRRGLSA; from the coding sequence ATGCCGGGATACGACGTTCGCACCATTCGCCATGCGGTAGACGGCCACGGCTACCACCTGCGCGTCCTGAGCGATCGCCAGCAGTTTTCGGATCCTGACGGCTACTGCGAACGGATGGGGATTTCATCGGCCCAGTGGAGCCTGTTCGGGCAACTGTGGCCGGCCGGCCAGCTGCTGGCGCAGGCGATGGCGCGGTTTGATTCGGCTGGCAAGCGCATCCTGGAACTGGGTTGCGGCATCGGCCTTGCCAGCCTGGTCCTGCAGCGGCGCGGCGCCGACATCGTGGCATCGGACCTGCATCCGCTGGCCGAACCCTTCCTGGCCTACAACGCAGCGCTCAATGCGCTGCCCGCGCTGCATTACCGGCACATGCGCTGGGACGTGCCGCTGCCGACGCTGGGCCAGTTCGACGTCATCATCGCCAGCGACGTGCTCTACGAACGCGGCCATGCCGAACTGCTGGATTGCGTGGTGATGCGCCACGCGTGCGTCGCCGCCGAAGTGGTGGTCACCGACCCGGGGCGCGGCAACAGCGGGCGCTTCATCGGCCTGATGGCGAAACAGGGGTTCGGCGTCATCGAGCAACGTTGTCCGATGAACGACACGGACGTGGCGCCGTACCGGGGCCGCCTGCTGCACTTCCGGCGCGGGCTCAGCGCATGA
- a CDS encoding DUF6587 family protein — protein sequence MDAGLLLQYLVVALAVVVSAGVVMHKQFPDASRRLRIAIALPLMREGSPRWVRALARRIAPPGQGGGKDCGGCNGCG from the coding sequence ATGGATGCGGGCCTGCTGCTGCAGTACCTCGTCGTGGCGCTGGCCGTCGTGGTCAGTGCTGGCGTGGTGATGCACAAGCAGTTTCCCGATGCCTCCCGGCGCTTGCGCATCGCCATTGCCTTGCCGTTGATGCGCGAAGGCAGCCCGCGCTGGGTGCGTGCGTTGGCAAGGCGAATCGCGCCGCCAGGGCAGGGCGGCGGCAAGGATTGCGGCGGCTGCAACGGCTGCGGTTGA
- the feoB gene encoding ferrous iron transporter B, whose amino-acid sequence MSGAAVFQRIALVGNPNCGKTALFNLLTGSRQKVANYAGVTVERKEGRLLAPSGRSYSVLDLPGAYSLNAASLDEAVTRDLIRGFYPGEAAPDLLICVIDATNLRLHLRFALELRALGRPMLVALNMMDTARRRGIAIDVDVLQRELGVPVVETVAVQRGGARALLDRLETLHATPPDTHAPMADEALHEEVRRLLTLAVGMPRRTAEIDDVLDRWLLHPVIGLLALAVVMFLIFQAVYAWATPMMDGIEAATTWFSGLVASVLPEGPLRSLLVDGIIAGIGGVIVFLPQILVLFAFILALEESGYLPRAAFLLDRVMAAAGLSGRSFIPLLSSFACAVPGIMSTRSIQDPRDRLATILVAPLMTCSARLPVYTLLIGAFVPKREVGWFNQQGLVLFGLYAAGIVSALAVAWTMKLWRRDKSEHPLLLELPSYRIPHLRDVGIGLWERAMIFLKRVGGIILALTILLWFLLSFPAAPEGATAAAVNYSFAGRIGEWMTVVFAPIGFNWQICIALIPGMAAREVVVSSLATVYALSATGDDAAVQALSPIIQQQWSLATALSLLVWFIYAPQCISTLATIRRETHSWKQTAFAAGYLFALAYLASLLTYQIALLLGAG is encoded by the coding sequence ATGAGCGGGGCGGCGGTGTTCCAGCGCATCGCCCTGGTCGGCAATCCGAACTGCGGCAAGACGGCGCTGTTCAACCTGCTGACCGGCAGCCGCCAGAAAGTGGCCAACTATGCCGGCGTGACCGTCGAGCGCAAAGAGGGTCGGTTGCTGGCGCCATCGGGGCGCAGCTATTCGGTGCTGGACCTGCCGGGCGCCTACAGCCTGAATGCCGCGAGCCTGGACGAGGCGGTGACCCGTGACCTGATCCGCGGGTTTTATCCGGGCGAAGCCGCGCCGGATTTGCTGATTTGCGTGATCGATGCCACCAACCTGCGCCTGCATCTGCGCTTCGCGCTGGAGCTGCGCGCGTTGGGGCGGCCGATGCTGGTGGCCTTGAACATGATGGATACGGCGCGTCGGCGCGGCATCGCCATCGATGTGGACGTGCTGCAGCGCGAACTGGGCGTGCCGGTGGTGGAAACCGTGGCGGTGCAGCGTGGTGGAGCGCGCGCGCTGCTGGATCGGCTGGAAACGCTGCATGCGACGCCACCGGACACGCATGCGCCGATGGCCGACGAGGCGCTGCACGAGGAAGTGCGGCGGCTGCTGACGCTGGCGGTCGGGATGCCGCGGCGCACCGCCGAGATCGACGACGTGCTGGACCGCTGGCTGCTGCATCCGGTGATTGGCCTGCTGGCGCTGGCCGTGGTGATGTTCCTGATCTTCCAGGCCGTCTATGCCTGGGCCACGCCGATGATGGATGGGATCGAGGCCGCCACCACCTGGTTTTCCGGGCTGGTGGCCTCGGTGTTGCCGGAGGGCCCGCTGCGCAGCCTGCTGGTGGACGGCATCATCGCCGGCATCGGTGGCGTCATCGTCTTCCTGCCGCAGATCCTGGTGCTGTTCGCCTTCATCCTGGCGCTGGAGGAATCCGGCTACCTGCCGCGCGCCGCCTTCCTGCTCGACCGGGTCATGGCCGCCGCCGGCCTGTCGGGGCGCAGCTTCATCCCGCTGCTGTCCAGCTTTGCGTGCGCGGTGCCGGGGATCATGTCCACGCGTTCGATCCAGGATCCGCGCGATCGCCTTGCCACCATCCTGGTGGCGCCGCTGATGACCTGTTCGGCCCGGTTGCCGGTTTATACGTTGCTGATCGGGGCGTTTGTCCCGAAGCGCGAAGTCGGCTGGTTCAACCAGCAGGGATTGGTGTTGTTTGGCTTGTATGCGGCGGGCATCGTCAGCGCGCTGGCGGTGGCGTGGACGATGAAGCTGTGGCGGCGCGACAAGAGCGAGCATCCGTTGCTGCTGGAGTTGCCGTCCTACCGCATCCCGCACCTGCGCGACGTGGGCATCGGTCTGTGGGAACGCGCGATGATCTTCCTCAAGCGGGTCGGCGGGATCATCCTCGCGCTGACCATCCTGCTGTGGTTCCTGCTCAGCTTCCCCGCCGCGCCGGAAGGCGCCACCGCGGCGGCGGTCAACTACAGCTTCGCCGGCCGCATCGGCGAGTGGATGACCGTGGTGTTCGCGCCGATCGGCTTCAACTGGCAGATCTGCATCGCGCTGATTCCCGGCATGGCCGCGCGCGAGGTGGTGGTGTCGTCGCTGGCCACGGTGTATGCGCTGTCGGCCACCGGCGACGATGCGGCAGTGCAGGCACTGTCGCCCATCATCCAGCAGCAGTGGTCGTTGGCCACCGCGCTGTCGCTGCTGGTGTGGTTCATTTATGCACCGCAGTGCATTTCCACCTTGGCCACCATCCGCCGCGAAACCCATTCGTGGAAGCAGACGGCCTTTGCCGCCGGCTATCTGTTCGCGCTGGCTTATCTGGCGTCGCTGCTGACCTACCAGATCGCATTGCTGCTGGGCGCCGGCTGA
- a CDS encoding rRNA pseudouridine synthase, with translation MSDPIRLAKRVTELARCSRIEAEQYVEGGWVTVNGQVVEEPQCMVSDEAIEIDANARLQATEPATILLHKPAGFDAISGSNPAAALVSPESRWADDPSGMRLLQRHFHRLTPLVPLDKDASGLMVLTQDGRVWRRLTEDGDEIEQEFVVEVSGEIAAWGLRRLNHGLNYNGRALPPCKVSWQNEIRLRFAIKGVQGGQLRHVCAQVGLEVVAIRRLRIGKIPLAKMPVGAWRYLPVGERF, from the coding sequence ATGTCCGATCCGATCCGACTGGCAAAACGCGTCACCGAGCTGGCCCGATGCTCGCGCATCGAAGCCGAGCAATACGTGGAAGGCGGCTGGGTGACCGTCAATGGACAGGTGGTGGAAGAGCCGCAGTGCATGGTCTCGGATGAAGCCATCGAGATCGACGCCAATGCGCGGCTGCAAGCCACCGAGCCTGCCACCATCCTGCTGCACAAGCCGGCCGGTTTCGATGCCATCAGCGGCAGCAACCCTGCCGCCGCGCTGGTGTCGCCGGAATCACGCTGGGCCGACGACCCCAGTGGCATGCGCCTGCTGCAGCGGCATTTCCATCGACTAACGCCGCTGGTGCCGCTGGACAAGGACGCCAGCGGGCTGATGGTGCTGACCCAGGATGGGCGGGTATGGCGTCGCCTGACCGAAGATGGCGACGAGATCGAACAGGAGTTCGTGGTCGAGGTGTCCGGCGAGATCGCAGCCTGGGGCCTGCGTCGGCTCAATCATGGCCTGAACTACAACGGCCGCGCCCTGCCACCGTGCAAGGTCAGTTGGCAAAACGAGATTCGCCTGCGCTTTGCAATCAAGGGCGTGCAAGGCGGGCAATTGCGGCATGTGTGCGCGCAAGTCGGGCTGGAGGTGGTGGCCATTCGCCGTCTCCGCATCGGCAAGATCCCGCTGGCAAAAATGCCGGTAGGCGCATGGCGCTACCTGCCGGTGGGCGAGCGCTTCTGA
- a CDS encoding sensor domain-containing protein: MKQPAATDKHLPTPLAQLDHALEALQHARQTPDFPLNCDAVLDNLQHALVRARGALATGLENYRALFDAVPDPVSIISREGVVLDLNRASIRAYDRAREAIVGQHLRVLNPDLPKDFLAPVLDIIDRGETHVAQSTNIRADGSRFPVEVHSARLRLADQDTIVAVARDLSARQEAEARYWSLAESIDQAITLHEANGHSDFMNAAAARIFGQQADGAPQANPDWSDWMLVDEQGRPLPPEAHPAQRALREGHTISSEVIGLFHRKTKRLVWLSVTAIPQFSPGSTRAGHALAISSDITGLQRDKTLFRRVQELAQIGGWQWDRGSGELYLSSEAIHILGAATPPRTMDAVLACLIEDDRQQLRHTLRTISDGTGFDLELQGQQMDGTPFWARMIGEPDPHDPGHTRFSGTLQDITERKRAEEDLRLQAQTDALTGLLNRDAILAHIAVRLDAAAGPNLAVLYIDLDRFKIVNDVLGHDAGDHLLVEAAHRIRQSVAGEGLIARFGGDEFLVICQIADDESRSERLALQIQKSFNTPFRLGKDEFKVTTSIGIARAPSDGDTPRQLIQSADVAMYDSKRRHRNGYQAFSASLASRQQERLQVETQLRRALDNGEFHLVYQPQVDLRTGRFLSAEALLRWNNPVLGAMPPDRFISVAETTGEIVRIDHWVLQEACAQMRRWQEQGLPIQHVAVNISYHQFAGEDLARSIERSLQQAGLPGHALELEMTERVLIEDSSDTLRTLAELRALGVQLSIDDFGEGYSALHYLRRLPIHTLKLSHGFLKGVPGNPSDVAICQAVAGIASSLKLGIVAEGVETELQRDFLLRLGVTVGQGFLFSPGVLPGEFARRMLAQQD; this comes from the coding sequence ATGAAGCAGCCTGCGGCTACGGACAAGCACCTGCCGACGCCGCTGGCGCAGCTTGACCATGCGCTGGAAGCCCTGCAGCACGCCCGGCAGACGCCCGACTTCCCGCTGAATTGCGACGCCGTGCTGGACAATCTGCAACACGCACTGGTGCGCGCACGCGGCGCACTGGCCACCGGCCTGGAAAATTACCGGGCGCTGTTTGACGCGGTGCCGGATCCGGTGAGCATCATCAGCCGCGAAGGCGTGGTGCTGGATCTCAATCGCGCCAGCATCCGCGCCTACGACCGCGCGCGCGAGGCCATCGTCGGCCAGCACCTGCGCGTGTTGAACCCGGACTTGCCGAAGGATTTCCTGGCCCCGGTACTGGACATCATCGACCGTGGCGAAACCCACGTGGCGCAATCCACGAACATCCGCGCCGACGGCAGCCGCTTCCCGGTGGAAGTGCATTCGGCGCGGCTGCGGCTTGCCGACCAGGACACCATCGTGGCGGTGGCGCGCGACCTCAGCGCACGCCAGGAAGCCGAGGCGCGCTACTGGAGCCTGGCGGAAAGCATCGACCAGGCCATCACCCTGCACGAGGCCAACGGCCACAGCGACTTCATGAACGCGGCGGCAGCGCGCATTTTCGGCCAGCAAGCCGATGGCGCACCACAGGCCAATCCGGATTGGAGCGACTGGATGCTCGTGGACGAGCAGGGGCGGCCGCTGCCGCCCGAGGCGCATCCGGCGCAGCGCGCCCTGCGTGAAGGGCACACGATTTCCAGCGAAGTGATCGGCCTGTTCCACCGCAAGACCAAGCGATTGGTGTGGCTGTCGGTAACCGCGATCCCGCAGTTTTCCCCGGGCTCCACCCGCGCCGGGCACGCGCTTGCGATCAGCAGCGACATCACCGGCCTGCAGCGTGACAAGACCCTGTTCCGCCGCGTGCAGGAATTGGCGCAAATCGGCGGCTGGCAATGGGATCGCGGCAGCGGCGAGCTGTACCTGAGCAGCGAGGCCATCCACATCCTCGGCGCGGCCACCCCGCCGCGCACGATGGATGCAGTCCTGGCCTGCCTGATCGAGGACGATCGCCAGCAACTGCGGCACACGCTTCGCACGATTTCCGACGGCACCGGCTTCGACCTCGAGCTGCAGGGGCAGCAGATGGATGGCACCCCGTTCTGGGCGCGCATGATCGGCGAACCCGATCCGCACGACCCTGGTCACACCCGCTTCAGCGGCACCCTGCAGGACATCACCGAGCGCAAACGCGCCGAAGAAGACCTGCGCCTGCAAGCACAGACCGATGCGCTGACCGGGCTGCTGAACCGCGACGCCATCCTTGCCCACATCGCGGTTCGGCTGGACGCTGCCGCAGGCCCGAACCTGGCCGTGCTGTACATCGACCTGGATCGCTTCAAGATCGTCAACGATGTCCTGGGCCACGATGCCGGCGATCACCTGCTGGTGGAAGCGGCCCACCGCATCCGCCAGTCGGTGGCGGGCGAAGGCCTGATTGCCCGCTTCGGCGGCGACGAATTCCTGGTGATCTGCCAGATCGCCGATGATGAATCCCGTTCCGAACGCCTGGCGCTGCAAATCCAGAAGTCGTTCAACACCCCGTTCCGGCTGGGCAAAGACGAATTCAAGGTCACCACCAGCATCGGCATTGCCCGCGCACCCAGCGATGGCGACACGCCCAGGCAGCTGATCCAGAGCGCCGACGTGGCGATGTACGACAGCAAGCGCCGACACCGCAACGGCTATCAGGCATTTTCGGCCAGCCTGGCCAGCCGCCAGCAGGAGCGCCTGCAGGTGGAAACCCAATTGCGGCGGGCGCTGGACAATGGCGAGTTCCACCTCGTCTATCAACCGCAGGTGGATTTGCGCACCGGCCGCTTCCTGTCCGCAGAGGCGCTGTTGCGCTGGAACAATCCGGTGCTCGGCGCCATGCCGCCGGATCGATTCATCAGCGTGGCCGAGACCACCGGCGAGATCGTCCGCATCGACCACTGGGTGCTGCAGGAAGCCTGCGCGCAGATGCGCCGCTGGCAGGAGCAAGGGCTGCCGATCCAGCACGTGGCGGTGAACATCTCCTACCACCAGTTTGCAGGCGAAGACCTGGCGCGCAGTATCGAACGCTCGCTGCAACAAGCCGGGCTTCCAGGCCATGCGCTGGAGCTGGAGATGACCGAACGCGTGCTGATCGAGGACTCCAGCGACACCCTGCGCACGCTTGCCGAGCTTCGTGCGCTTGGCGTGCAATTGTCGATCGACGATTTCGGCGAAGGCTACAGCGCGCTCCACTATCTGCGCCGCCTGCCCATCCATACGCTCAAACTGAGCCATGGCTTCCTGAAGGGCGTGCCCGGCAATCCCTCCGACGTGGCGATCTGCCAGGCGGTTGCAGGCATCGCCAGCAGCCTGAAGCTCGGCATCGTTGCCGAAGGTGTCGAAACCGAGTTGCAGCGCGATTTCCTGCTGCGCCTGGGGGTCACCGTCGGGCAGGGGTTCCTGTTCTCGCCCGGCGTGCTGCCAGGCGAATTCGCCCGCCGCATGCTCGCCCAGCAGGATTGA
- a CDS encoding FeoA family protein → MRLTELSRRRPAIVDSVEDRAPNDPVARRLRELGFVAGESVEVVAAGPLGAEPLLVQVGFTRFALRRAEAARVRLRVNGTGA, encoded by the coding sequence ATGCGATTGACCGAACTCTCCAGGCGCAGACCGGCCATCGTGGACTCCGTGGAAGATCGTGCGCCCAACGACCCGGTGGCGCGTCGCCTGCGTGAGTTGGGCTTCGTGGCCGGGGAGAGCGTTGAAGTGGTCGCCGCCGGGCCGCTGGGCGCCGAGCCGCTGTTGGTGCAGGTGGGTTTCACCCGCTTCGCCCTGCGTCGCGCCGAAGCGGCGCGGGTGCGTCTGCGCGTGAACGGGACGGGGGCATGA